A window of Candidatus Palauibacter soopunensis contains these coding sequences:
- a CDS encoding anthranilate synthase component I family protein: protein MSDVSPIPDFAEFSRLAEPGRMVPVAIEIPFDLDTPVTAFSKLRRGPFSFLLESVEGGERWARFSFVGSEPRGAWRLDGSEIRLWTPAGGWSEPETTSDPFGAFEAWITRYDPVEVPALPRFWGGAIGFFGYDTVRWLERLPAAAPDDLGVPDACFLSTEHMLIIDNLYSRAIAVAAVPVTSDDDPAELYGNAVDRLVDWVRGLERPHGLGRLGDGAANTPEVVGNRSRDDYEAAVERIREYIVAGDAYQVVVSQRAGARFEGDPLELYRALRRSNPSPYLFFIELDGMRLIGSSPETLVRVEDGIVTVRPIAGTRPRGATPGEDEGHARDLLADEKERAEHLMLVDLGRNDVSRVARPGSVEVSRFMEIERYSHVMHLVSEVAGSLKEGVDAVDAFKACFPAGTLTGAPKVRAMEILDELEPTRRGPYGGAAGYVGYGATSLDMAIVIRTLLSAGDRVFAQAGAGIVYDSEPAREWEETRHKARVLLEALTKV from the coding sequence ATGAGCGACGTTTCCCCCATCCCCGACTTTGCCGAATTCTCCCGCCTCGCCGAGCCCGGGCGGATGGTTCCCGTGGCCATCGAAATCCCGTTCGACCTCGATACTCCGGTCACGGCGTTCTCGAAGCTCCGGCGCGGTCCCTTTTCCTTCCTGCTCGAATCGGTCGAGGGTGGGGAGCGCTGGGCGCGATTCAGCTTCGTCGGCTCCGAACCCCGCGGAGCGTGGCGACTCGACGGCTCGGAGATCCGGCTCTGGACGCCCGCGGGGGGCTGGAGCGAGCCCGAAACCACGAGCGACCCCTTCGGCGCCTTCGAGGCATGGATCACCCGTTACGACCCGGTCGAAGTCCCCGCCCTGCCGCGGTTCTGGGGCGGCGCCATCGGGTTCTTCGGCTACGACACGGTACGCTGGCTCGAGCGGTTGCCCGCGGCGGCGCCCGACGACCTCGGCGTGCCCGACGCCTGTTTCCTGTCGACGGAGCATATGCTCATCATCGACAACCTCTATTCGCGGGCCATCGCCGTGGCGGCCGTGCCGGTCACCTCCGACGACGACCCGGCCGAACTGTATGGGAACGCCGTGGACCGACTCGTCGACTGGGTGCGCGGCCTGGAGCGACCGCACGGACTGGGGCGGCTCGGCGACGGCGCAGCGAATACGCCCGAGGTGGTCGGAAATCGGTCGCGGGACGACTACGAGGCGGCCGTCGAGCGTATCCGCGAGTACATCGTGGCGGGAGACGCATACCAGGTCGTGGTCTCGCAGCGCGCCGGCGCCCGTTTCGAGGGCGACCCCCTCGAGCTTTACCGCGCGCTCCGGCGCAGCAACCCGTCGCCCTATCTCTTCTTCATCGAACTGGACGGCATGCGCCTCATCGGCTCGTCCCCCGAGACGCTGGTCCGGGTGGAAGACGGGATCGTGACCGTGCGGCCGATCGCCGGGACGCGACCGCGCGGGGCCACGCCGGGGGAGGACGAGGGGCACGCGCGCGACCTGCTCGCCGACGAGAAGGAGCGGGCGGAACACCTCATGCTGGTGGATCTCGGGCGCAACGATGTGAGCCGGGTCGCCCGCCCCGGCTCCGTCGAGGTGTCGCGCTTCATGGAGATCGAGCGCTACAGCCACGTGATGCACCTCGTGAGCGAGGTCGCCGGGTCGCTGAAGGAGGGCGTTGATGCCGTCGACGCGTTCAAGGCCTGCTTCCCCGCCGGCACTCTGACCGGTGCCCCGAAAGTGCGCGCGATGGAGATCCTCGACGAACTCGAGCCGACCCGCCGCGGACCGTACGGCGGGGCGGCCGGCTACGTCGGCTACGGAGCGACGAGCCTCGACATGGCCATCGTCATCCGCACGCTGCTCTCCGCCGGGGACCGGGTGTTCGCGCAGGCGGGGGCGGGGATCGTCTACGATTCGGAACCGGCGCGCGAGTGGGAAGAGACCCGCCACAAGGCCCGCGTACTCCTCGAGGCGCTGACAAAAGTCTAG
- the rocD gene encoding ornithine--oxo-acid transaminase, translating into MNTSDYISQVDKWSAHNYHPLPVVLERGEGEWVWDVEGRRYLDMLSAYSAVNQGHRHPRIIEALRAQAERLTLTSRAFHNDRMGPFLQQLCEMTGFERALPMNTGAEGVETAIKAARKWGYTVKGVAEDRAEIIVCEQNFHGRTTTIVGFSSDEGSTFGFGPFTPGFVPIPYGDTDALEAAITPNTVGFLVEPIQGEAGVVVPPDGFYARSLEICRANDVLMINDEIQTGLGRTGKLFCADWEADRGDIMIVGKALGGGVFPVSGILANSDIMDVFHPGDHGSTFGGNPLGAAVGTAALDVIRDEDLPARSNELGSWFKGELEAIDSPHVDHVRGRGLFIGVVVRDESGSARPFCEALQARGILAKETHEQVIRFAPPLTIEKASLEWALENIAEVLEGAAVAVA; encoded by the coding sequence ATGAACACCAGCGATTACATCTCTCAGGTCGACAAGTGGAGCGCGCACAACTACCACCCGCTGCCCGTCGTGCTCGAGCGCGGCGAAGGCGAATGGGTGTGGGACGTGGAGGGCCGCCGGTATCTCGACATGCTGAGCGCCTATTCGGCGGTGAACCAGGGACACCGTCACCCCCGCATCATCGAAGCGCTGCGCGCGCAGGCGGAGAGGCTCACGCTCACGTCGCGCGCCTTCCACAACGACCGCATGGGTCCGTTCCTCCAGCAGCTGTGCGAGATGACGGGGTTCGAGCGCGCGCTGCCGATGAACACCGGCGCCGAGGGCGTCGAAACCGCGATCAAGGCGGCCCGCAAGTGGGGCTACACCGTGAAGGGCGTGGCCGAGGACCGGGCGGAGATCATCGTCTGCGAGCAGAACTTCCACGGCCGGACGACGACCATCGTCGGCTTCTCCTCGGATGAGGGATCCACGTTCGGGTTCGGTCCGTTCACGCCCGGCTTCGTGCCGATTCCCTACGGCGACACGGACGCGCTCGAGGCGGCGATCACGCCGAACACGGTCGGGTTCCTCGTCGAGCCCATCCAGGGCGAGGCGGGCGTGGTCGTGCCGCCCGACGGGTTCTACGCGCGGTCGCTGGAGATCTGCCGGGCGAACGACGTCCTCATGATCAACGACGAGATCCAGACCGGCCTGGGGCGGACCGGCAAGCTGTTCTGCGCCGACTGGGAGGCGGACCGCGGCGACATCATGATCGTCGGGAAGGCGCTCGGCGGGGGCGTGTTCCCCGTGTCCGGGATCCTCGCCAACTCCGACATCATGGACGTCTTCCATCCGGGAGATCACGGCTCGACGTTCGGCGGGAATCCGCTCGGCGCGGCCGTGGGGACGGCGGCGCTGGACGTGATCCGGGACGAGGATCTGCCGGCGCGCTCGAATGAGCTGGGCTCCTGGTTCAAGGGAGAACTGGAGGCGATCGACTCGCCGCACGTGGACCATGTGCGCGGGCGCGGCCTGTTCATCGGCGTGGTCGTGCGGGATGAGTCGGGGTCGGCGCGCCCGTTCTGCGAGGCGCTGCAGGCGCGTGGGATCCTCGCCAAGGAGACGCACGAGCAGGTGATCCGTTTCGCGCCTCCGCTCACGATCGAGAAGGCGAGCCTGGAATGGGCGCTGGAAAACATCGCCGAGGTGCTGGAGGGCGCGGCGGTCGCCGTCGCCTAG
- a CDS encoding sigma-70 family RNA polymerase sigma factor, with protein MTEPQLIQRLRDGDQDAARALYDAHVDRVFRICYRFAGEDHLAQDFTQETFVRAFTKIDTFRGEAAFGTWLGSIATTVSLNGLRKVKRFRSRETALHEDLRSTRGLSGLEPDVKERLHRAIDELPAGYRTVFLLHDLEGYTHEEIGAMLGIKAGTSKSQLFRARSRLREKLADFAGEWAC; from the coding sequence GTGACGGAACCGCAACTCATTCAGCGGCTCAGGGACGGAGACCAGGACGCGGCGCGCGCGTTGTACGACGCGCACGTCGACCGGGTGTTCCGGATCTGCTACCGGTTCGCGGGCGAGGACCACCTCGCCCAGGACTTCACGCAGGAGACGTTCGTGCGGGCGTTCACGAAGATCGACACGTTTCGCGGCGAAGCCGCGTTCGGGACGTGGCTGGGATCGATCGCCACGACGGTGTCGCTGAACGGGCTCCGCAAGGTGAAGCGCTTTCGCAGCCGCGAGACCGCGCTGCATGAGGACCTCCGCTCCACCCGCGGCCTGAGCGGCCTCGAGCCCGACGTGAAGGAGCGGCTGCACCGCGCCATCGACGAACTTCCCGCCGGCTATCGAACCGTTTTCCTGCTGCACGACCTCGAGGGCTACACGCACGAGGAGATCGGGGCGATGCTCGGGATCAAGGCCGGGACGTCCAAGTCGCAGCTCTTCCGGGCCCGCAGCCGCTTGCGGGAGAAGCTCGCGGACTTCGCCGGAGAATGGGCATGCTGA
- a CDS encoding HEAT repeat domain-containing protein, with protein sequence MMKDRVRHLTWTGLLLAGLTVVDAAPPRDALPVFGARTLAAQTVQQEEVARFLEARRAINAEEFQRAVALFQAVRTESALVTPPFEPDSYYWEAFARYRLGDLAEARLLLEILMVGFSEARPAEPRLHREAGRLYHDARALDFEIRSQLASQGDAGDAERLLREAEETLDVSAATPGFRVMPMEVGGRTLELPVRVADLRTLPDSVAADSLADAQGEPDAQGEPDAQGEPEVQDAEDYLQRLAESSERITDFERQVADYAQRALTVDVLQVDWQRAEYQEALRAASQERGTCDDVSVQLAALEAVMRYENEINRMQVLRDVLDRDDECSPRLHEEAVQFVARQGTEEAEDVLLGIFETHAERSVRRHALQEMWRFNSWDAYQVLKQTLEDSDDYAMQSDAIEALRRSAFEGTTAGAAWMQYGLRNGAVNALVDAVLDDSKSESIRNAAIRAVGRRDDVQAAAFIPLYERLDSDDLKESLFRAVQRKVREEEDMETAAWARSVAFDAEESGDVREEAFTAWAGHPTVTVAYLADLYGEISEPFLKMQTIYAIFERADADSEAPRVLMELIRNEPDHEVRERGIYWLGRTGSEEAVDFLLELLTPPAADTLPPPATDTVPKRPG encoded by the coding sequence ATGATGAAAGATCGCGTGAGACACCTGACGTGGACCGGGCTGCTGCTGGCCGGTCTCACGGTCGTAGACGCCGCGCCCCCGCGCGATGCGCTGCCGGTGTTCGGGGCGAGGACCCTTGCCGCGCAGACCGTGCAGCAGGAGGAGGTGGCGCGATTCCTCGAGGCGCGTCGCGCCATCAACGCGGAGGAGTTCCAACGCGCGGTGGCGCTCTTCCAGGCGGTGCGAACCGAGTCCGCGCTCGTGACGCCCCCGTTCGAGCCCGATTCCTACTACTGGGAGGCGTTCGCTCGTTATCGCCTCGGCGACCTGGCCGAGGCGCGGTTACTGCTCGAAATACTGATGGTCGGGTTCTCCGAGGCGCGGCCGGCGGAGCCTCGCCTGCACCGGGAGGCGGGGCGGCTGTACCACGACGCGCGGGCCCTGGACTTCGAGATCCGGAGCCAGCTCGCGTCTCAGGGGGACGCCGGCGATGCGGAGCGGCTGCTGCGCGAGGCGGAGGAGACCCTCGACGTCTCCGCCGCGACGCCCGGCTTCCGCGTGATGCCCATGGAGGTGGGGGGGCGCACCCTCGAACTTCCCGTGCGAGTGGCCGACCTGAGGACTCTGCCGGATTCGGTGGCCGCCGACTCGCTGGCCGACGCGCAGGGCGAGCCGGACGCGCAGGGCGAGCCGGACGCACAGGGCGAGCCGGAGGTACAGGACGCGGAGGACTATCTCCAGCGATTGGCTGAGTCCTCGGAAAGGATCACCGATTTCGAGCGGCAAGTTGCGGACTACGCGCAACGGGCCTTGACCGTCGATGTGCTGCAGGTCGATTGGCAACGGGCGGAATACCAGGAGGCCCTGCGCGCCGCGTCGCAGGAGCGGGGGACGTGCGACGACGTGTCGGTGCAGTTGGCGGCGCTCGAAGCGGTCATGCGCTACGAGAACGAGATCAACCGAATGCAGGTGCTTCGCGACGTCCTGGACCGCGACGACGAGTGTTCGCCGCGGCTGCACGAGGAGGCGGTCCAATTCGTCGCGAGACAGGGAACCGAGGAAGCCGAGGACGTTCTCCTCGGCATCTTCGAGACCCATGCGGAGAGATCCGTCCGCAGGCACGCGCTGCAGGAAATGTGGCGTTTCAACTCCTGGGATGCGTACCAGGTGCTCAAGCAGACGCTCGAGGACTCGGACGACTACGCCATGCAGAGCGATGCGATCGAAGCCCTCCGCAGGAGTGCGTTCGAGGGGACGACGGCCGGTGCCGCCTGGATGCAGTATGGCCTCCGCAACGGGGCCGTGAATGCACTCGTCGACGCGGTCCTCGATGATTCCAAGTCGGAGAGTATCCGGAACGCGGCGATCAGAGCGGTGGGCCGTCGGGATGACGTGCAAGCCGCCGCCTTCATTCCGCTCTACGAACGACTCGATTCGGATGACCTCAAGGAGTCCCTGTTCCGCGCCGTGCAACGAAAGGTGCGCGAGGAAGAGGACATGGAGACCGCCGCCTGGGCGCGCTCCGTCGCCTTCGATGCGGAAGAGTCCGGAGACGTGCGCGAGGAAGCCTTCACCGCGTGGGCGGGTCACCCGACGGTGACGGTGGCGTACCTCGCCGACCTCTACGGAGAGATTTCGGAGCCCTTCCTGAAGATGCAGACCATCTACGCCATCTTCGAGCGGGCCGATGCCGACTCCGAAGCCCCTCGGGTCCTGATGGAACTGATCCGCAACGAACCGGACCACGAGGTGCGGGAACGCGGCATCTACTGGCTCGGCCGCACGGGATCCGAAGAGGCGGTGGACTTCCTCCTTGAATTGCTGACCCCCCCGGCCGCCGATACACTGCCTCCTCCGGCCACCGATACGGTGCCGAAGCGGCCCGGATGA
- a CDS encoding 6-bladed beta-propeller: MRPAIPTAIAVPVAVALLAGVAACAEEPPAPPPEVPVFEGVIDLEIGEVEGEDPYLFTRIGSVVADDGGRVVVADYQTHEVRVFEPDGGFAFRFGGQGDGPGELTNPCCMTFGPDGLLWVRESARYSAFRLGNEGAEYVRSLRSVNASFNLVAPVTFDADRRLVDLGLAAGDTRFTRFHLGPGMAVDTVPMATAEEQATGFSPVDIRVGDQAATFYLYQPFGPLWIHGHGPGGWWATAVNSAYAVTLHHPDGSTSLIQAPLHGPELSPDERRRAQARIDQEKERFALREHPFGVPDRKPVLAELFFDRAGRLWVEKTGVDGQEMREADVYRDGTLEARYRWPRRVEHLAYPAWTTETELYGTTRDSLDVWRAARVRFTRIP, from the coding sequence ATGAGGCCCGCAATCCCGACCGCGATCGCCGTCCCCGTCGCGGTCGCGCTGCTCGCGGGCGTCGCGGCGTGCGCGGAGGAACCCCCCGCTCCGCCTCCCGAGGTCCCGGTCTTCGAGGGGGTGATCGACCTCGAGATCGGCGAGGTCGAGGGGGAAGATCCCTACCTGTTCACGAGAATCGGCTCCGTCGTGGCGGACGACGGCGGTCGGGTGGTCGTCGCGGACTACCAGACGCACGAGGTGCGGGTGTTCGAGCCGGACGGGGGCTTCGCCTTCCGCTTCGGCGGCCAGGGGGACGGTCCCGGCGAACTGACGAACCCCTGCTGCATGACGTTCGGGCCCGACGGCCTGCTGTGGGTGCGGGAGAGCGCCCGCTACAGCGCGTTCAGGCTCGGTAACGAGGGCGCCGAGTACGTGCGCAGCCTCAGGAGCGTCAACGCCTCCTTCAACCTGGTCGCGCCGGTGACGTTCGACGCGGACCGCCGGCTCGTCGATCTCGGGCTGGCGGCGGGCGACACCCGGTTCACGCGTTTCCACCTGGGGCCGGGCATGGCCGTGGACACGGTCCCGATGGCGACGGCCGAGGAGCAGGCCACCGGCTTCAGCCCCGTCGACATCCGGGTGGGGGATCAGGCCGCCACCTTCTACCTCTACCAGCCCTTCGGTCCGCTATGGATTCACGGGCACGGACCGGGTGGCTGGTGGGCCACGGCCGTGAACTCCGCGTACGCGGTCACGCTCCACCATCCCGACGGGAGCACGTCGTTGATCCAGGCACCGCTGCACGGACCGGAGCTGAGTCCGGATGAGCGCCGCCGCGCGCAGGCCCGGATCGACCAGGAGAAGGAGCGGTTCGCCCTGCGCGAGCACCCGTTCGGTGTGCCGGACCGCAAGCCGGTCCTGGCCGAACTCTTCTTCGATCGCGCCGGCCGGCTGTGGGTGGAAAAGACGGGCGTCGACGGGCAGGAGATGCGGGAGGCCGATGTCTACCGCGACGGTACGCTGGAGGCCCGATACCGCTGGCCGCGCCGCGTCGAACACCTCGCCTATCCCGCCTGGACCACCGAGACGGAACTCTACGGCACGACGCGCGACTCCCTCGACGTCTGGCGAGCCGCCCGCGTCCGCTTCACCCGAATCCCGTAA